One Fundidesulfovibrio putealis DSM 16056 DNA segment encodes these proteins:
- a CDS encoding serine hydrolase domain-containing protein, with amino-acid sequence MTSNSIPGPHLYSQPSSTVTYADTISASRAEILKELNGSESRTTAVSVALVDEERILWAEAFGSIDRPRGVMPTTQTLFCSASCSKVIAATAAMILVDRGVMELDAPLVRYMADYRMADGEPWRDITVRMLLNHSSGLPGVHFPDVLTAMPCPGYAAQVRDMLAAERLKHAPGEMAVYGSDGFMLIELLITALTGQTYTGFVEQEILEPLEMGHSRFAQAPFPPGDFAPALDETGRPESQEYANIYSSGLFSTPGDLGRLAMMFINGGRLGDRRILSEAAVAEMGRDQTVNLPFNPITDHHAHFGLGWDGVHQGGLAAAGVKAWHKAGDADHYHSYFIVAPDERLAVVVMVTNRMGIGSIAIPLAERILLHALAERGSITHVPVPLEPANLPAIPASDRELAAVTGIYASSYGLQRLDACADHTLTISSFINDQWQPTLDGLRLRQDGRFVADSCPATSYRGFVAGGRRYLAVRIPSGMGHYNMELPVGHELPPAPPLSARWQTRIGRRWLTTNEPYSAFLALGRQPPLIKLAKVQGLEGYLAVSLRTAGFDLMQIVYPGESDHVARMCLKIPVDNGWGLSDLVIEEREGEECLVWCGTRYRPLETVPALEPVHNTVTIGPDGLGEWFRWSATSPLTLTGARSWYLYNAEFDLKDWGIGGKTVVGAVDGGAYLLIYGAPDTAITLTVGA; translated from the coding sequence ATGACGAGCAACTCCATCCCCGGCCCTCACCTGTACTCCCAGCCCAGTAGCACGGTCACCTATGCTGACACGATCTCCGCATCCCGCGCCGAGATTCTGAAGGAGCTGAACGGGAGCGAGAGCAGGACGACGGCGGTTTCTGTCGCCCTCGTCGATGAAGAGCGCATCCTCTGGGCTGAGGCGTTCGGCTCCATCGACCGGCCCCGTGGCGTGATGCCCACCACGCAAACCCTCTTCTGCAGCGCCTCCTGCAGCAAGGTGATAGCCGCAACTGCAGCGATGATCCTGGTTGATCGAGGGGTGATGGAACTTGACGCCCCCCTGGTCCGCTACATGGCCGATTACCGCATGGCCGACGGCGAACCCTGGCGGGACATCACCGTGCGGATGCTGCTCAACCACTCGTCCGGGCTCCCCGGCGTCCATTTTCCTGACGTCCTCACCGCTATGCCGTGCCCAGGCTATGCCGCCCAAGTTCGGGACATGCTGGCCGCCGAGCGCCTCAAGCACGCGCCGGGGGAAATGGCGGTGTACGGCAGCGATGGCTTTATGCTGATCGAACTGCTGATCACCGCACTCACCGGCCAGACCTATACCGGGTTTGTCGAGCAGGAAATCCTGGAGCCCCTCGAGATGGGCCACAGCCGCTTCGCCCAGGCCCCCTTCCCCCCCGGCGACTTCGCACCCGCCCTGGATGAAACAGGGCGCCCTGAATCCCAGGAATATGCCAACATCTATTCAAGCGGACTATTTTCGACGCCGGGCGATCTTGGAAGATTGGCAATGATGTTCATTAATGGTGGACGCCTGGGGGACCGGCGGATCCTCTCTGAAGCAGCCGTGGCCGAGATGGGTCGAGACCAAACCGTGAACCTGCCGTTCAACCCGATCACGGATCACCATGCCCATTTTGGCTTGGGGTGGGACGGCGTTCATCAAGGGGGGCTTGCGGCGGCAGGGGTGAAGGCATGGCACAAGGCGGGTGACGCAGATCATTACCACAGCTATTTCATCGTCGCCCCCGATGAGCGCCTCGCGGTCGTGGTCATGGTCACCAACCGCATGGGAATAGGGAGCATTGCCATCCCCCTGGCCGAACGGATCCTGCTCCACGCCTTAGCCGAGCGGGGGAGCATCACCCATGTCCCGGTGCCGCTGGAACCAGCCAATCTTCCAGCCATCCCGGCGAGCGACCGTGAACTGGCTGCCGTCACCGGAATCTACGCCAGCAGCTATGGCTTGCAACGGCTGGATGCCTGTGCGGACCATACGCTGACCATCTCCAGTTTCATCAACGATCAATGGCAACCCACCCTCGATGGACTCAGGCTCCGTCAGGATGGCCGCTTCGTGGCCGACAGCTGTCCCGCCACGTCCTACCGTGGATTTGTCGCAGGCGGGCGCCGTTATCTCGCTGTGCGTATCCCCTCCGGAATGGGGCACTACAACATGGAACTCCCCGTCGGCCATGAACTCCCCCCTGCTCCCCCCCTGTCGGCCCGATGGCAGACACGCATCGGCAGACGCTGGCTGACGACTAATGAACCTTACAGCGCCTTTCTGGCCCTGGGGCGGCAGCCCCCCCTGATCAAACTGGCAAAGGTCCAGGGGTTGGAAGGCTACCTCGCCGTATCGCTCCGCACAGCGGGATTTGACTTGATGCAAATCGTCTATCCGGGAGAGAGTGATCATGTCGCCCGTATGTGTCTCAAAATTCCCGTCGACAACGGCTGGGGCCTCAGCGACCTGGTGATCGAGGAGCGGGAGGGCGAGGAATGCCTCGTCTGGTGCGGCACCCGGTACCGCCCGCTTGAGACCGTCCCCGCGCTTGAACCAGTGCACAACACGGTAACGATCGGCCCCGATGGGCTGGGCGAGTGGTTTCGATGGTCGGCGACTTCCCCTCTCACACTGACCGGCGCGCGATCCTGGTATCTGTATAACGCCGAATTCGACCTCAAGGACTGGGGCATAGGGGGAAAAACAGTTGTTGGCGCAGTCGACGGTGGCGCCTACCTACTCATTTATGGCGCGCCGGATACGGCCATCACACTGACGGTGGGAGCATAA